One genomic region from Bacillota bacterium encodes:
- a CDS encoding L-lactate permease: MPLPLGVMAILALLPILAAVVLMTAYRWPGKKAMPVTWLVAVLIAVVFWRMDFTWIAASTINGFLSALNILVIVFGAIFVMNTLQNGGAMNAIKRGFYGITGDRRAQALIVGWLFGALIEGAAGFGTPAALAGPLMVGLGFPPLAAAMVALIYNSTPVSFGAVGTPILAGVNTAIGNFIGAGKELPVDYLRMQGIYVSLVHGICGTFITLVGICMMTKFFGEKRSISDGLAIWPFAVFSGLAFTVPYMLLAQISPELPSLAGATIGLLIVMYAASRNFLLPKEPWDFPARNKWESDWVGSLEPGRKGDAAEKTMSLALAWAPYILIVAALVLTRLRNLPYGNMLKAAWVITVPRILGTSITYTVQPLNLPGLFPFIPVAMIAWVIHSMKGEAINKTLNQTFRQLVPATIALLFAVGAVEVMKASGNNALKIDGMLITMAKAAASLFGAAWPLCAPFVGVLGAFVAGSNTVSNILFSGFQYEVAKQLGISRLIVVALQVVGGAVGNMICVHNVVAACTTVGIQAAEGTVIKRNLVPTVMYSLAAGIIGLLMAYVFAPGLL, encoded by the coding sequence ATGCCACTTCCCCTTGGGGTTATGGCCATCCTTGCTCTGTTGCCCATCCTCGCGGCAGTCGTCCTGATGACTGCATACAGATGGCCCGGCAAGAAGGCCATGCCGGTGACGTGGCTGGTAGCGGTCCTCATCGCAGTGGTTTTCTGGAGAATGGATTTCACCTGGATAGCGGCTTCAACGATTAACGGCTTCCTCTCCGCTCTGAACATCCTCGTCATCGTTTTCGGCGCAATCTTCGTAATGAACACGTTGCAGAACGGCGGCGCGATGAATGCCATCAAGCGCGGGTTCTACGGCATCACCGGGGACAGGCGCGCGCAGGCGCTCATCGTGGGCTGGCTGTTCGGAGCCCTGATCGAAGGGGCGGCGGGATTCGGCACCCCGGCGGCGCTGGCCGGACCCCTGATGGTCGGCCTCGGATTCCCGCCACTCGCTGCGGCAATGGTTGCACTCATATACAATAGCACCCCCGTTTCGTTCGGGGCCGTCGGCACCCCGATCCTGGCGGGCGTCAATACCGCCATAGGCAACTTCATAGGGGCCGGAAAGGAGCTGCCGGTCGACTACCTCAGGATGCAGGGTATCTACGTCTCGCTCGTTCACGGTATCTGCGGCACGTTCATCACTCTCGTGGGCATATGCATGATGACCAAATTCTTTGGTGAGAAACGCTCGATCAGCGACGGTCTCGCGATCTGGCCGTTCGCGGTGTTCTCGGGCCTGGCGTTCACCGTCCCCTACATGCTTCTAGCCCAGATAAGCCCGGAGCTCCCGTCGCTCGCCGGCGCGACCATCGGCCTGCTCATCGTGATGTACGCGGCGTCGAGGAACTTTCTGCTGCCGAAGGAGCCGTGGGACTTCCCCGCGCGAAACAAGTGGGAATCCGACTGGGTGGGGAGCCTGGAACCCGGAAGGAAAGGGGACGCGGCGGAGAAGACGATGTCTCTCGCGCTGGCGTGGGCGCCGTACATACTCATCGTCGCGGCGCTCGTGCTGACGAGGCTCCGCAACCTGCCGTACGGCAACATGCTGAAGGCTGCGTGGGTCATAACTGTCCCCAGGATACTGGGGACCTCGATAACCTACACGGTGCAGCCGCTTAACCTCCCCGGCTTGTTCCCGTTCATTCCTGTGGCGATGATCGCCTGGGTCATTCACTCGATGAAGGGGGAGGCCATCAACAAGACTCTCAACCAGACGTTCAGGCAACTGGTCCCCGCGACGATCGCGCTGCTGTTCGCCGTGGGTGCCGTTGAAGTCATGAAGGCCTCTGGGAACAACGCCCTGAAGATCGATGGCATGCTGATCACTATGGCGAAGGCCGCGGCCTCGCTGTTCGGGGCTGCTTGGCCGTTGTGCGCGCCCTTCGTCGGCGTACTCGGCGCGTTCGTGGCCGGTTCGAACACCGTTTCGAACATCCTGTTCAGCGGGTTCCAGTATGAGGTGGCCAAGCAGCTCGGCATATCCAGGCTCATAGTGGTGGCCCTCCAGGTTGTCGGCGGCGCCGTCGGCAACATGATTTGCGTCCACAACGTTGTGGCGGCATGTACCACCGTGGGTATCCAGGCAGCCGAGGGCACTGTCATCAAGCGCAACCTCGTGCCGACGGTCATGTATAGTCTGGCAGCGGGGATAATCGGGCTTCTCATGGCGTACGTTTTCGCTCCCGGGCTCCTGTAA
- a CDS encoding FAD-binding protein produces the protein MCELGQELRRIAGDANVLSDMEDRLCYSYDSTHVEHLPEFIVRPRTTSEVIEIMRLANDTMKPVVPRGAGTGLSGGSVAISGGIVMDLTRMNSVLEVNSQDLYAVVEPGVITLDLQNQVAVDKLLYPPDPGSNSASTIGGNIAENAGGLRGLKYGVTQHYVMGLEVVAPTGEVFRTGSKTVKCVTGFDLTRLMVGSEGTLGVVTRATLRLIPAPEFGRAMLGVFDETMNAARAVSKIIEAGVVPATLEYLDRVTVNAVEDFKPCGLPRDAEAVLLCECDGYREAAEREAAAASKIMKDCGARRVDFARDDAEKAAVWAGRRAALAALTRVMPTTILEDATVPRSRIPDIIEIIRRIAAEYDLGIGTFGHAGDGNLHPTFLTDERNAAEIHRVEMAVDDLFKAALELGGTLSGEHGIGVTKAKFLAWELGPEGVGVMRRIKKAMDPRNILNPGKMDLGDFGGVAG, from the coding sequence ATGTGTGAACTGGGACAGGAGCTCCGGAGGATAGCCGGAGACGCGAACGTCCTCAGCGACATGGAGGACCGCCTGTGCTACTCGTACGATTCGACCCACGTCGAGCATCTCCCGGAATTCATAGTTAGACCCCGCACGACCTCCGAAGTGATCGAGATAATGAGATTGGCCAACGACACGATGAAGCCGGTCGTGCCCAGGGGCGCCGGAACTGGCCTGAGCGGCGGCAGCGTCGCCATCTCGGGCGGCATAGTGATGGACCTCACCCGCATGAACTCGGTGCTGGAGGTAAATAGCCAGGACCTGTACGCCGTGGTGGAACCCGGCGTAATCACGCTGGACCTGCAGAACCAGGTCGCTGTGGACAAGCTACTCTATCCGCCGGACCCGGGTTCGAACAGCGCGTCGACCATCGGCGGCAATATCGCCGAGAACGCGGGCGGGCTGCGCGGGCTGAAGTACGGGGTCACGCAGCACTATGTGATGGGACTCGAGGTTGTGGCTCCGACCGGCGAGGTATTCAGGACCGGAAGCAAGACCGTGAAGTGTGTCACGGGGTTCGACCTCACGCGGCTCATGGTCGGCTCCGAGGGGACGCTCGGGGTGGTCACCCGGGCGACCCTCAGGCTTATACCGGCGCCCGAATTCGGCCGTGCCATGCTTGGGGTATTCGACGAAACGATGAACGCGGCCAGGGCTGTATCGAAGATAATCGAGGCGGGCGTGGTGCCCGCCACGCTGGAATACCTCGACAGGGTAACCGTCAACGCCGTCGAGGACTTCAAGCCGTGCGGCCTGCCGAGGGATGCCGAGGCCGTGCTGCTGTGCGAGTGCGACGGCTACCGAGAGGCCGCCGAGAGGGAAGCCGCTGCGGCGAGCAAGATCATGAAGGACTGCGGGGCGAGGCGCGTCGATTTCGCCCGTGACGACGCCGAGAAGGCGGCCGTGTGGGCCGGCCGGCGCGCTGCGCTCGCCGCGCTCACCCGTGTCATGCCCACGACGATCCTGGAGGACGCTACGGTACCGCGCAGCAGGATACCCGACATCATCGAGATCATAAGGCGGATCGCCGCGGAGTACGACCTGGGGATCGGGACGTTCGGCCACGCGGGCGACGGCAACCTCCACCCCACGTTCCTCACCGACGAGCGCAATGCCGCCGAGATCCATCGCGTCGAGATGGCAGTCGACGACCTTTTCAAGGCGGCGCTCGAACTCGGGGGGACCCTGAGCGGGGAGCACGGCATCGGGGTCACCAAGGCGAAGTTCCTCGCGTGGGAACTGGGCCCCGAGGGTGTGGGGGTCATGCGGCGGATAAAGAAGGCGATGGATCCGCGTAACATTCTTAACCCCGGGAAGATGGACCTGGGGGATTTTGGGGGTGTTGCCGGTTGA
- a CDS encoding DUF2284 domain-containing protein: protein MNEDAGNSSDLKCLLDAARGAGATRAIVTSTSSIRVDPRVRLKCMIPRCPSYGRNLMCPPNLPAVKEFEEALARYSRVVMIQVEAAPATGGSITRPEVHQGALRLHRAVSAVEKKAFEMGFVLAAGLIGGACRLCDTCVAADDGKACRHPFEARPSMEGMGIDVIRTVRELGLDAEFPAGNRAVWTGCVLVH, encoded by the coding sequence ATGAACGAGGATGCCGGTAACAGTAGTGATCTCAAGTGCCTCCTCGACGCAGCGCGTGGCGCCGGCGCCACGCGCGCCATTGTCACCAGCACGTCTTCAATCCGCGTGGATCCCAGGGTGCGGCTCAAATGCATGATCCCGCGGTGCCCCAGCTACGGCCGGAACCTGATGTGCCCCCCGAACCTTCCTGCTGTGAAGGAGTTTGAAGAAGCGCTGGCGCGGTACAGCAGGGTCGTCATGATCCAGGTTGAAGCGGCGCCGGCCACCGGGGGGTCCATCACCCGCCCTGAGGTCCACCAGGGGGCGTTGCGGCTTCACCGCGCCGTCAGCGCGGTCGAGAAGAAGGCGTTCGAGATGGGTTTCGTCCTCGCGGCAGGGTTGATCGGCGGGGCGTGCCGCCTGTGCGACACCTGTGTGGCGGCCGACGACGGCAAGGCGTGCAGGCACCCGTTCGAGGCGAGGCCTTCGATGGAAGGCATGGGGATCGACGTCATCCGTACCGTAAGGGAACTCGGATTGGACGCGGAATTCCCAGCCGGTAACCGAGCCGTGTGGACCGGGTGTGTACTTGTCCACTAG
- a CDS encoding LUD domain-containing protein, which yields MSEQRVTAHEALNEKIRDGLADRDSQRGRNVALQVICPKHIAKVRDYPALSRRLREIKAYSITNLDALVKRAVAAMQAVNCKVFYARTGAEARDYILGVIRKGPVVKSKTNAGKEIGLVDALEAAGIQVIETDLGDRIVQLAGSHPSHSLVPALHIPLERIAQIFSEETGQVVDPTLDACIAAARKGLLHYMLDAQYGISGANAIAADSGTIFLIENEGNVRAVTNLPHTHIVIAGIEKIVPTPQDALTVVQAASVYGLGQDLGTYVSCISGPSRTGDIEYKVALGMHGPKEVHVVLLDNGRSEAIRQGYEEALYCTNCGSCLNFCPVYGAIGERYGYKYLGGRGIAFTAFHAGLDTAVAEGLPLCTTCESCKATCPAQIDAPKLVKRLRKDAGCSALEFEPYAQAKAEIDRNGNPYGETRKPWGHEKSSAENVVFVGCVGSFRERESAEATLRLLERLGVDFTTIDERCCGGVYEDIGYQANAEFARHNLDAVRAAGAKRVIAICPRCMRFLKESPGYEGVEIVHVTEFLAEFLAGKGLPVKTGAKIAYHDPCHLGRSQGVYQAPRDLVRMVADNTVEPLRSKEYGRCCGAGSVVRGVFPRLSISMARTRVQEFEDTGADVVLTECFACLHNLRNALTSRNKVEVYNITEYISLLLDGKAQAAAE from the coding sequence ATGAGCGAGCAGAGGGTGACTGCGCACGAGGCGCTGAACGAGAAGATCAGGGACGGGCTGGCCGACCGCGACTCCCAGCGCGGGCGGAACGTCGCCCTGCAGGTCATCTGCCCCAAGCACATAGCGAAGGTACGGGATTATCCCGCCCTGTCGCGGCGCCTCAGGGAAATAAAGGCGTATTCGATCACTAACCTCGATGCCCTGGTGAAGAGGGCCGTCGCGGCGATGCAGGCCGTCAACTGCAAGGTATTCTACGCAAGAACGGGCGCCGAGGCCAGGGACTACATACTCGGCGTCATCAGGAAGGGGCCCGTGGTAAAGAGTAAGACCAACGCGGGCAAAGAGATCGGCCTCGTCGACGCACTCGAGGCCGCGGGGATTCAGGTGATCGAAACCGACCTCGGCGACAGGATAGTGCAACTTGCCGGCAGCCATCCCAGCCATTCGCTCGTTCCGGCGCTGCACATCCCCCTCGAGCGGATAGCTCAGATCTTCAGCGAGGAGACCGGGCAGGTTGTGGATCCCACTCTCGATGCGTGCATCGCGGCCGCCCGGAAGGGCCTCCTGCACTACATGCTCGACGCGCAATACGGGATATCGGGGGCGAACGCCATCGCGGCGGATTCCGGGACCATATTCCTCATCGAAAACGAGGGCAACGTCCGCGCCGTCACAAACCTGCCGCACACCCACATCGTCATCGCGGGTATCGAGAAGATCGTGCCCACTCCTCAGGATGCCCTCACCGTGGTACAGGCCGCGTCCGTGTACGGCCTGGGGCAGGACCTGGGCACTTACGTCTCGTGCATATCGGGACCGTCGCGCACCGGCGACATCGAATACAAGGTGGCGCTCGGGATGCACGGGCCGAAAGAGGTGCACGTGGTGCTGCTCGACAACGGGAGGTCGGAGGCGATCAGGCAGGGCTACGAGGAGGCGCTGTACTGCACCAACTGCGGCAGCTGCCTGAACTTCTGCCCGGTGTACGGGGCGATCGGCGAGCGGTACGGCTACAAGTACCTCGGCGGCAGGGGCATCGCGTTCACTGCGTTTCACGCAGGGCTGGACACGGCCGTCGCGGAAGGATTGCCCCTGTGCACCACCTGCGAGAGCTGCAAAGCGACCTGCCCCGCGCAGATTGACGCGCCCAAACTGGTCAAGCGCCTGAGGAAGGACGCTGGGTGTTCCGCGCTCGAGTTCGAACCGTACGCGCAGGCGAAGGCGGAGATCGATAGGAACGGCAACCCGTACGGCGAGACGCGCAAGCCCTGGGGACACGAGAAGTCTTCCGCGGAGAACGTTGTGTTCGTCGGTTGCGTGGGGTCGTTCAGGGAACGCGAGAGCGCGGAGGCGACCCTGAGACTCCTAGAGAGGCTCGGGGTGGATTTCACGACGATCGACGAGCGGTGCTGCGGCGGCGTGTACGAGGACATCGGGTACCAGGCGAACGCGGAGTTCGCGCGGCACAACCTCGACGCTGTGCGCGCCGCAGGCGCGAAACGCGTGATCGCCATCTGCCCGCGGTGTATGAGGTTCCTCAAGGAGTCCCCGGGCTACGAAGGCGTCGAGATCGTCCACGTGACGGAATTCCTCGCTGAATTCCTCGCGGGCAAGGGCCTACCGGTGAAGACCGGCGCGAAGATCGCATACCACGACCCCTGCCATCTCGGCAGGTCGCAAGGCGTGTACCAGGCGCCGCGAGATCTCGTAAGGATGGTGGCCGATAATACCGTGGAGCCGCTCCGTTCGAAGGAGTACGGCCGCTGTTGCGGCGCCGGGTCCGTGGTGCGCGGCGTGTTCCCGCGGCTCTCGATCTCCATGGCCCGCACCCGCGTGCAGGAGTTCGAGGATACGGGGGCGGACGTGGTGCTGACGGAGTGCTTTGCTTGCCTGCACAACCTGAGGAATGCCCTGACCTCCAGGAATAAGGTGGAGGTCTACAACATAACGGAGTACATCTCGCTCCTGCTGGACGGTAAGGCGCAGGCGGCGGCCGAGTAG
- a CDS encoding epoxyqueuosine reductase, protein MQRELNAAELRGLIEDTVRSAALNHAGSTRYREPVTGYADAADPRWKDLGDGPIPGHLLPTDLLPQARSVVCFFLPFDKGIVAANARAPLCADEWAASYTETNALLAAICEDLQRRLAAVGVGAAFQQPTHNYDPATLRARWSHKSAAAIAGVGRFGLNHLLITERGCAGRISSIVVDSAVHDTRSARGEGGGEEPYCGFLAGERCNTCIRLCPASAISGEGLDKSKCNDHCRRVGKYLNTERGFPGSLAICGKCATGPCAFRPFSGRPRSA, encoded by the coding sequence ATGCAGAGAGAACTGAACGCGGCGGAGCTGCGGGGCCTTATCGAGGATACCGTCCGGTCCGCCGCGCTGAACCATGCCGGCAGCACCAGGTATCGCGAGCCCGTCACCGGGTATGCCGACGCTGCCGACCCGCGGTGGAAGGATCTCGGCGACGGCCCTATCCCGGGCCACCTCCTCCCTACCGATCTGCTCCCGCAGGCACGCTCGGTGGTGTGCTTCTTCCTACCCTTCGATAAGGGCATAGTTGCGGCGAACGCTCGCGCCCCCCTCTGCGCGGACGAATGGGCCGCCTCCTACACCGAGACCAATGCCCTGCTCGCGGCGATATGTGAGGACCTGCAGCGCAGGCTTGCCGCGGTTGGCGTGGGCGCCGCCTTTCAGCAGCCCACCCACAACTACGACCCCGCGACGCTGCGCGCGAGGTGGTCGCACAAGAGTGCGGCGGCGATTGCCGGCGTCGGGCGGTTCGGGCTCAACCACCTGCTCATCACCGAACGCGGGTGCGCAGGACGCATTTCGAGTATCGTGGTAGACTCGGCCGTACACGACACCCGGTCCGCCAGAGGCGAGGGTGGCGGGGAGGAGCCATATTGTGGTTTCCTCGCGGGAGAACGCTGCAATACCTGCATCAGGCTATGCCCCGCGTCCGCCATATCCGGCGAAGGGCTGGACAAGAGCAAGTGTAACGACCACTGCCGCAGAGTCGGAAAGTACCTGAACACCGAGCGCGGTTTCCCGGGGTCCCTCGCCATCTGCGGCAAGTGCGCGACCGGCCCCTGCGCATTCCGGCCGTTCTCAGGCAGGCCCCGTAGCGCATAG
- a CDS encoding lipoate--protein ligase family protein, with amino-acid sequence MKIFRLGLVPPAFSQAVYHALAREGIESLVILSPASSYVCVGYFQNPHNCVDLEFCQSEGIPVIRREVGGGVVLLDSNQVFYQLILRRGNPLLPGTVAEMYERFSGPPVATYNALGVPARHRPVNDIVTLDGRKVSGQGGADIGPSQVFVGNIILDFDYDTMVRALRVPDEKFRDKVYKTMKDNLTTLKRELGEAPPRRKVEDVLIGEFEKMLGPLHEESLSPEFLQKVRAMEEYLASREFLFREGARPRGVTIREGVRLGRADYKAPGGLITAEVEAGDGTIRWLSLSGDFTFHPKDEFDGLAAAVSGLPPEKEAVKKAVGAYYSSRSIDSPGVTPEDIATVVVKALG; translated from the coding sequence GTGAAGATCTTCAGGCTCGGGCTCGTCCCACCCGCCTTCTCGCAAGCCGTCTACCACGCTCTGGCGCGGGAAGGCATTGAATCGCTGGTCATCCTGTCGCCAGCCAGCAGTTACGTGTGCGTCGGCTACTTCCAGAACCCGCACAACTGCGTGGACCTGGAGTTCTGTCAGAGCGAGGGTATCCCGGTAATCAGGAGGGAGGTTGGGGGCGGTGTCGTGCTCCTCGATTCTAACCAGGTGTTCTACCAGCTGATCCTCCGGAGGGGGAACCCGCTCCTGCCCGGTACTGTCGCGGAGATGTACGAGAGGTTCTCGGGCCCCCCCGTGGCGACGTACAATGCCCTCGGCGTTCCAGCGAGGCACCGGCCCGTCAACGACATCGTGACGCTCGATGGGAGGAAGGTGTCCGGCCAGGGTGGAGCCGATATTGGGCCTTCGCAGGTTTTCGTCGGCAATATAATCCTCGACTTCGACTACGACACCATGGTCCGAGCGCTCCGCGTGCCCGACGAGAAGTTCCGGGACAAGGTCTACAAGACCATGAAGGACAACCTGACAACCCTCAAGCGAGAGCTCGGCGAGGCCCCTCCCAGGCGGAAAGTGGAGGACGTGCTGATAGGCGAATTCGAGAAGATGCTCGGGCCGCTGCACGAGGAATCGCTGTCGCCGGAGTTCCTTCAGAAGGTCCGCGCGATGGAGGAGTACCTCGCGTCCAGGGAGTTCCTCTTCAGAGAGGGCGCCAGGCCCCGCGGGGTCACCATCCGCGAGGGGGTCAGACTCGGGCGCGCGGACTACAAGGCCCCGGGCGGCCTGATAACGGCCGAGGTCGAGGCCGGAGACGGGACCATCAGGTGGCTGTCGCTTTCGGGAGACTTCACGTTCCACCCCAAGGATGAATTCGACGGCCTGGCGGCGGCCGTCAGCGGCCTGCCGCCCGAGAAGGAAGCCGTCAAAAAGGCCGTGGGCGCATACTACTCGTCCAGGTCGATCGACTCCCCGGGCGTTACTCCGGAGGACATCGCTACCGTGGTAGTCAAAGCATTGGGTTAG
- a CDS encoding (Fe-S)-binding protein, translating to MSALSAVEEKMVRCMKCGLCRAACPIYKETGVESNLARGRVRLVKAVLRRELPITPNLVSKIYMCLLCRQCVTACPSGVDVDTIMKAAREEFAQGGFAPGAMETLAKSIDEFKNITGEANESRRLWTEGESWAERVAAQAQGAEALYFVGCVAALFPQVYDIPRAVASLLDSGGVRFATAQGDEWCCGFPLLVGGMPGRARQLARRNVAAVRETGVKALVAACPSCYHTWKTGYPELLGEDLGFKVLHSSEALLELVESGRLKPAAVEMTVTYHDPCDLGRKSGVYDPPRNLLKSIPGIDLVEMKATRDATVCCGGGGNMEMNFPDMVQALAKKKVQEVLSTGASVVATSCQQCKRTIQGSARKDKAKLRVLDVSEILARAVSG from the coding sequence TTGAGCGCGCTGTCCGCTGTCGAAGAAAAAATGGTGCGCTGCATGAAGTGCGGGCTCTGCAGGGCGGCGTGCCCCATATACAAGGAGACGGGAGTCGAATCGAACCTCGCGCGCGGCAGGGTCCGCCTGGTCAAGGCGGTGCTGAGGCGGGAACTCCCCATCACCCCCAACCTGGTTTCAAAGATATACATGTGCCTCCTGTGCAGGCAGTGTGTCACGGCATGCCCGAGCGGCGTGGATGTGGACACCATCATGAAGGCCGCGAGGGAGGAATTCGCGCAGGGCGGGTTCGCCCCCGGGGCGATGGAGACGCTCGCGAAGTCGATCGATGAATTCAAGAACATCACGGGGGAAGCCAACGAGAGCCGCCGGCTGTGGACTGAAGGTGAGTCCTGGGCTGAGCGCGTGGCGGCCCAGGCGCAAGGCGCGGAGGCCCTGTATTTCGTGGGATGCGTGGCCGCGCTTTTCCCGCAGGTGTACGATATCCCGCGCGCTGTTGCCTCGCTTCTCGACTCGGGCGGTGTCAGGTTCGCCACCGCGCAGGGTGACGAGTGGTGCTGCGGGTTCCCGCTCCTCGTGGGGGGAATGCCCGGGCGGGCGAGGCAACTTGCCAGGCGCAATGTCGCGGCGGTGCGGGAGACGGGCGTCAAGGCCCTGGTGGCGGCGTGCCCGTCGTGCTACCATACGTGGAAAACCGGCTACCCCGAGCTCCTGGGCGAGGACCTCGGGTTCAAGGTATTGCACTCATCCGAGGCGTTGCTGGAGCTCGTGGAGTCGGGCCGGCTGAAACCGGCTGCGGTCGAGATGACGGTCACGTACCACGACCCATGCGATCTCGGCAGGAAGAGCGGGGTGTACGACCCGCCGCGGAATCTGCTGAAGAGCATTCCGGGGATCGATCTCGTCGAGATGAAGGCGACGCGCGATGCCACGGTGTGCTGCGGCGGCGGCGGGAACATGGAGATGAATTTCCCGGATATGGTGCAGGCGCTGGCGAAGAAGAAGGTGCAGGAGGTCCTCTCGACCGGGGCCTCCGTGGTCGCAACGTCGTGCCAGCAGTGCAAGAGGACTATCCAGGGGTCGGCGAGGAAAGACAAGGCGAAGCTCAGAGTCCTGGACGTCTCCGAGATCCTTGCGAGGGCGGTTTCGGGGTAG
- a CDS encoding S-layer homology domain-containing protein, whose product MAWARRLICVAVVASLLVAAGGVASVAAAAYEKEVAFKPQGKGVSVGWAKKVFIDEDDAPWATGYMAKMKVRGLMQGYPGGKFLPNAAVSRVELVVLAVRLKGLEQEARDRSGAVLPFSDAEQIYRKNAWAVGYLATAISAGLISSTRAAFQAEKAATRLWASEVFIKAMGLEQEANDMMNTSLPYSDAHEIPSDKVGYVAVALERGIMMGYGNAFRPNAPIKRSEIAAVLDRADEALPPKIGYEVRGIITGVNEQNPAITVRVLDNRWWDWKVMTRNAYKGNLFTGTVTIPVSEDALILVNKKLGDLSDLETGQRALILRNSDGKAILIDANGNGPTPNWPDVGSISKEGTVRAIDLGSPNKVTIRDNQGIDWTYQIASNCQFLRDGDEIDLDDVRVGDRVTIKIVDSKITKLVVEAPVADSVKTGEVTDIRAGSTPRITIELSDDSSFTAAISSSVVVKEDGSTRYLSDVHVGDDVRIELRDGYVVRIDILESEAREYTGVVQDVYFSGSPKRLTIRLDGTRTMSATLSDSVVVKYDGHTVSLSEVKVGDTVDLTVVNSLVTKIDIERRSVTEREGTVTQVETGSGARIWIRVSGGSIVNYQVTSSATVEFHDDDDLELEDVVPGDKVDLRISDSKVTRIVIEERPVSEIQGTVTALNPSSTSGRTVTVRDSAGNLMTYKVWNEASIKKGSDTLRFSDLDEGDSVILKVEGNLVTRITVL is encoded by the coding sequence ATGGCGTGGGCTAGGAGACTGATCTGCGTGGCGGTGGTGGCGTCGCTGCTGGTGGCGGCAGGGGGCGTGGCGAGCGTGGCGGCCGCGGCGTACGAGAAGGAGGTCGCTTTTAAGCCACAGGGCAAAGGGGTAAGTGTCGGCTGGGCCAAGAAGGTGTTTATAGACGAGGATGATGCCCCGTGGGCCACGGGATACATGGCCAAGATGAAGGTACGAGGGCTCATGCAGGGGTATCCCGGGGGGAAGTTCCTCCCCAACGCGGCCGTCTCCAGGGTTGAACTGGTGGTGCTGGCCGTCCGTCTGAAAGGGCTGGAGCAAGAGGCCAGAGACCGCAGCGGCGCAGTCCTCCCGTTCAGTGACGCGGAGCAGATCTACCGCAAAAACGCGTGGGCCGTCGGCTATCTTGCCACGGCGATTAGCGCGGGGTTGATTTCGTCGACGCGTGCGGCGTTCCAGGCTGAGAAGGCCGCGACCAGGCTCTGGGCTTCCGAGGTATTCATAAAGGCCATGGGCCTGGAGCAGGAAGCCAACGATATGATGAACACCAGTCTCCCGTACTCAGACGCCCACGAGATCCCCTCCGACAAGGTCGGCTACGTGGCCGTCGCCCTGGAACGGGGGATCATGATGGGGTACGGCAACGCCTTCAGGCCGAACGCTCCGATCAAGCGCTCGGAGATCGCGGCGGTGCTCGACCGAGCCGACGAGGCTCTCCCGCCGAAGATCGGCTACGAGGTTCGCGGGATCATAACCGGCGTTAACGAGCAGAACCCCGCCATAACCGTCAGGGTGCTCGACAACCGGTGGTGGGACTGGAAGGTCATGACCCGCAACGCGTACAAGGGGAACCTGTTCACAGGCACGGTCACGATACCGGTGTCAGAGGACGCGCTGATCCTGGTCAACAAGAAGCTCGGCGACCTGTCGGACCTCGAGACAGGGCAGCGAGCGTTGATACTCAGGAACTCCGACGGCAAGGCCATCCTCATCGACGCCAACGGGAACGGCCCGACCCCGAACTGGCCCGACGTGGGGAGCATCAGCAAGGAAGGCACCGTGAGGGCGATCGATCTGGGCAGCCCGAACAAGGTCACCATCAGGGATAATCAAGGGATCGACTGGACGTACCAGATCGCGTCGAATTGCCAGTTCCTCAGGGACGGTGACGAGATCGACCTCGACGATGTGAGGGTCGGCGACAGGGTCACTATCAAGATCGTTGACTCCAAGATCACCAAGCTTGTTGTGGAGGCGCCGGTGGCGGACTCGGTGAAGACCGGCGAAGTCACGGACATAAGAGCGGGTTCAACACCGAGGATCACGATAGAGCTGTCCGATGACTCGAGCTTCACCGCCGCCATCTCCTCCTCGGTGGTCGTGAAGGAGGACGGCTCGACGCGGTATCTCAGCGACGTGCACGTCGGTGACGACGTCCGCATCGAACTGCGCGACGGATATGTTGTAAGGATCGACATACTTGAATCGGAGGCCCGTGAGTACACCGGAGTAGTGCAGGACGTGTACTTCAGCGGATCGCCGAAGAGGCTCACAATCAGGTTGGACGGGACGCGGACGATGAGCGCCACCCTGTCGGACAGCGTCGTAGTCAAGTACGACGGGCATACCGTCAGCCTCAGCGAAGTCAAGGTCGGTGACACAGTCGATCTCACGGTTGTGAACTCGCTGGTCACGAAGATAGACATCGAGCGACGCTCGGTCACCGAGAGAGAGGGGACGGTAACCCAGGTCGAGACCGGCTCCGGCGCGCGAATCTGGATACGCGTCAGCGGCGGTTCCATCGTGAACTACCAGGTTACCTCCAGCGCCACCGTCGAGTTCCACGATGACGACGACCTGGAACTCGAGGATGTAGTGCCCGGCGACAAGGTCGACCTCAGGATCTCCGACTCCAAGGTGACCAGGATCGTGATCGAGGAGCGGCCGGTCAGTGAAATCCAGGGCACGGTAACAGCACTGAACCCGAGCTCAACCTCGGGGCGCACGGTAACGGTCCGCGACTCGGCAGGGAACCTCATGACCTACAAGGTGTGGAATGAGGCCAGCATTAAGAAGGGCTCCGACACCCTGAGGTTCAGTGACCTCGACGAAGGTGACTCGGTGATACTGAAGGTCGAGGGGAACCTCGTGACGAGGATCACAGTATTGTAG